A window from Malania oleifera isolate guangnan ecotype guangnan chromosome 7, ASM2987363v1, whole genome shotgun sequence encodes these proteins:
- the LOC131159197 gene encoding uncharacterized protein LOC131159197: MLGQWSKIASSLSTKLSAEVQEQYEKLVDDVNLILSGWIQLPHYADGSLPRKSPASSLTRSSWNWEVKKQFLEALEAFPDGTEGTQDRWNKITSVILTKSPA; the protein is encoded by the exons ATGCTGGGCCAGTGGAGCAAGATTGCCAGCTCACTCTCCACAAAGTTGTCGGCGGAGGTTCAGGAACAATACGAGAAATTAGTTGATGATGTGAATCTGATCCTGTCTGGCTGGATCCAGCTCCCGCATTATGCTGACGGCTCGCTACCGAGGAAGAGCCCTGCCAGTTCTCTGACTCGGTCCTCGTGGAATTGGGAGGTGAAGAAACAATTTCTGGAGGCGCTTGAGGCGTTCCCTGATGGCACGGAGGGCACGCAGGACCGGTGGAACAAGATCACCAGTGTAATCTTGACAAAGTCGCCAGC ATAA